A single genomic interval of Solimonas sp. K1W22B-7 harbors:
- a CDS encoding 3-deoxy-7-phosphoheptulonate synthase has protein sequence MFVTENTRIQSIRPVSTPAQVQAEIPLTENAAKTVVETRKEIQDVLQGRDSRLLVIVGPCSIHDPKAALEYAERLKAYREQVKDDLLIVMRVYFEKPRTTVGWKGLINDPNLNDSYDIEQGLRVARKLLVQLNDMGVPAGVEFLDLLTPQYVADLVSWGAIGARTTESQLHREMASGLSCPVGFKNGTDGSVKVAVDAIVSAQSPHRFLSLTGQGQISIFETAGNADCHVILRGGNSGTNYDAKSVDAACAALTKAGLKPQVMIDFSHANSQKQHKRQVNVGEDVGHQISGGDERIVGVMIESHLVEGRQDIGPNLVYGQSVTDACIHWDDTTLVLGDLAASVAKRGKRLAKSA, from the coding sequence ATGTTCGTTACCGAAAATACGCGGATCCAGTCGATCCGCCCGGTCTCCACCCCGGCGCAGGTCCAGGCCGAAATCCCGCTGACCGAAAACGCGGCGAAGACGGTGGTCGAGACCCGCAAGGAAATCCAGGACGTGCTGCAGGGCCGTGACAGCCGCCTGCTGGTGATCGTCGGCCCCTGCTCGATCCACGACCCCAAGGCCGCGCTGGAGTACGCCGAGCGCCTGAAGGCCTACCGCGAGCAGGTGAAGGACGACCTGCTGATCGTCATGCGCGTGTATTTCGAAAAGCCGCGCACCACGGTCGGCTGGAAGGGCCTGATCAACGACCCGAACCTCAACGACAGCTACGACATCGAGCAGGGCCTGCGCGTGGCGCGCAAGCTGCTGGTGCAGCTCAACGACATGGGCGTGCCCGCCGGCGTCGAGTTCCTCGACCTCCTGACGCCGCAGTACGTGGCCGACCTGGTGAGCTGGGGCGCCATCGGCGCGCGCACCACCGAGTCGCAGCTGCATCGCGAAATGGCGTCGGGCCTGTCCTGCCCGGTGGGCTTCAAGAATGGCACCGATGGCAGCGTCAAGGTGGCGGTGGACGCGATCGTCTCGGCGCAGAGCCCGCACCGCTTCCTGTCGCTGACCGGGCAGGGCCAGATCTCGATCTTCGAGACCGCCGGCAACGCCGACTGCCACGTGATCCTGCGCGGCGGCAACAGCGGCACCAACTACGACGCCAAGAGCGTCGACGCCGCCTGCGCCGCGCTGACCAAGGCGGGCCTCAAGCCGCAGGTGATGATCGACTTCTCGCATGCGAACAGCCAGAAGCAGCACAAGCGCCAGGTCAACGTCGGCGAGGACGTCGGCCACCAGATTTCCGGCGGCGACGAGCGCATCGTCGGCGTGATGATCGAATCGCACCTGGTGGAAGGCCGCCAGGACATCGGCCCCAACCTGGTCTACGGCCAGTCGGTCACCGACGCCTGCATCCACTGGGACGACACCACGCTGGTGCTGGGTGACCTGGCGGCGAGCGTGGCGAAGCGCGGGAAGCGGTTGGCGAAGAGCGCGTAA
- a CDS encoding DUF3187 family protein: MSRPILPLAALILLAPAAQAEPFATFNQAALAQGFDLPVVGHGRVLAAGDSATAFSLDLTSEYNTDTTGAETITLDGESAHLTGRYRRGLGGGFEWGAELAAVHVGGGFMDSFIENWHDFFGLPNGGRELAPQDRYQYRYEKNGVVLLDRTEEGWALGDLRVSGGWAASDNLALRAELKLPTGDEDKLTGGNLGGAFWADWALPFDVDSRWSGFVSGGLSLNQKGDVLEDQQETLVPFGSAGAFLRATQKIELGVQLYAHGPLYKDSDLDQLSRNGLQFAFGGRWIEKAWALDIAFQEDLITKSSPDFSVHVGVRLQPQ, from the coding sequence ATGTCCCGTCCGATCCTGCCGCTCGCGGCGCTGATCCTGCTGGCGCCGGCGGCCCAGGCCGAACCCTTCGCCACCTTCAACCAGGCCGCGCTGGCCCAGGGCTTCGACCTGCCGGTGGTCGGCCACGGCCGCGTGCTGGCAGCCGGCGACAGCGCCACCGCCTTCAGCCTGGACCTGACCAGCGAGTACAACACCGATACCACCGGCGCCGAGACGATCACGCTGGACGGCGAAAGCGCGCACCTGACCGGGCGCTACCGCCGCGGCCTGGGGGGCGGCTTCGAGTGGGGCGCGGAGCTGGCCGCGGTGCACGTCGGCGGCGGCTTCATGGACAGCTTCATCGAGAACTGGCACGACTTCTTCGGCCTGCCCAACGGCGGCCGCGAACTGGCGCCGCAGGACCGCTACCAGTACCGCTACGAGAAGAACGGCGTGGTGCTGCTGGATCGCACCGAGGAAGGCTGGGCGCTGGGCGACCTGCGCGTCTCCGGCGGCTGGGCGGCGAGCGACAACCTGGCGCTGCGCGCCGAGCTGAAGCTGCCCACCGGCGACGAGGACAAGCTCACCGGCGGCAACCTCGGCGGCGCGTTCTGGGCCGACTGGGCGCTGCCCTTCGACGTGGACAGCCGCTGGAGCGGCTTTGTCTCCGGCGGCCTGTCGCTGAACCAGAAGGGCGACGTGCTGGAAGACCAGCAGGAAACCCTGGTGCCCTTCGGCAGCGCCGGCGCCTTCCTGCGCGCCACGCAGAAGATCGAGCTGGGCGTGCAGCTCTATGCGCACGGCCCGCTCTACAAGGATTCCGACCTGGACCAGCTGTCGCGCAACGGCCTGCAGTTCGCCTTCGGCGGCCGCTGGATCGAAAAGGCCTGGGCGCTGGACATCGCCTTCCAGGAAGACCTGATCACCAAGTCCTCGCCGGATTTCTCGGTCCATGTCGGGGTGCGGCTGCAGCCGCAGTAG